One Cryobacterium roopkundense genomic region harbors:
- the tpiA gene encoding triose-phosphate isomerase: protein MVVNGLARRTPLIAGNWKMNLDHLQAIAFVQKLAWNLKDAGHDFTAVEVAVFPPFTDLRSVQTLISADKLDLAFGAQDVSAQESGAFTGEISGAFLAKLECQYVIIGHSERRTLHNETDEQVSAKIAAALKHNLVPIICVGETAADLELHGPSAVPVAQLRAALANVSNAADIVVAYEPVWAIGSGQAATPEQAEQVAAQLRAVLQETLGQDVADKTRILYGGSVKSGNIAAYMREPNVDGALVGGASLDIAEFSSIVRFQKHVGR, encoded by the coding sequence ATGGTAGTTAACGGTTTGGCTCGACGCACGCCCCTCATCGCCGGCAACTGGAAGATGAATCTGGACCACCTCCAGGCCATTGCCTTCGTGCAGAAACTGGCCTGGAACCTCAAGGACGCCGGGCACGACTTCACGGCCGTCGAGGTTGCAGTCTTCCCGCCGTTCACCGATCTTCGATCCGTGCAGACGCTTATTTCAGCCGACAAGCTCGACCTCGCTTTCGGCGCCCAGGATGTGTCGGCTCAGGAATCCGGCGCGTTCACCGGGGAGATTTCGGGCGCGTTCCTGGCGAAGCTCGAGTGCCAGTACGTCATCATCGGCCACTCGGAGCGTCGCACTCTTCACAACGAGACCGACGAGCAGGTGTCGGCCAAGATCGCGGCCGCACTGAAGCACAACCTCGTGCCGATCATCTGCGTGGGGGAGACCGCGGCGGATCTCGAACTGCACGGCCCGAGCGCAGTTCCCGTTGCCCAGTTGCGCGCCGCACTGGCGAACGTGTCCAATGCCGCGGACATCGTTGTGGCGTATGAGCCGGTCTGGGCAATCGGATCCGGTCAGGCGGCAACGCCTGAGCAGGCCGAGCAGGTTGCTGCCCAGCTGCGCGCCGTGCTGCAGGAGACCCTCGGCCAGGACGTTGCAGACAAAACCCGAATCCTCTACGGCGGGTCGGTCAAGTCGGGCAACATCGCGGCGTACATGCGCGAACCCAATGTGGACGGCGCTCTCGTGGGAGGCGCAAGCCTCGATATCGCCGAATTCTCCAGCATCGTGCGGTTCCAGAAGCACGTCGGCCGTTAG
- a CDS encoding phosphoglycerate kinase: MTLRTIDSLGALQGKRVIVRFDLNVPLKDAQITDDGRVRASLPTLTALLAQGARVVIISHLGRPDGAFDAKYSLAPVAARLSELVGRPVAFAADTVGSAAADAVSRLADGDIVVLENLRFNPGETSKVDSEREAFAAQLAAFGDAFVSDGFGVVHRKQASVYDLAAILPSAAGLLIAAELDVLDRLTEKPEAPYTVVLGGSKVSDKLGVIGHLLPRVDSLLIGGGMLFTFLAAQGHSVGASLLETDQLDTVRGYLAEADRLGVKIVLPTDVVVASKFGADAEHVITAADAIEHTPFGAAGLGLDIGPDTAAAFAEIIRTSKTVFWNGPMGVFEIPAFAEGTRTIAAALTEVSGLSVVGGGDSAAAVRILGYTDDQFGHISTGGGASLEFLEGKRLPGLEVLGW, encoded by the coding sequence GTGACACTTCGCACGATCGACTCCCTGGGCGCGCTCCAGGGCAAGCGGGTCATCGTCCGCTTCGATCTGAACGTTCCGTTGAAAGACGCCCAGATCACAGACGACGGCCGCGTGCGGGCGTCGCTGCCAACCCTCACGGCGCTGCTTGCCCAGGGCGCCCGCGTGGTGATCATCTCTCACCTCGGGCGCCCTGACGGAGCTTTCGACGCCAAGTACAGCCTGGCCCCGGTTGCGGCACGGCTGAGTGAGCTCGTCGGACGCCCCGTGGCTTTCGCCGCGGATACCGTGGGTTCGGCCGCAGCGGATGCTGTCTCCCGGCTCGCGGACGGTGACATCGTCGTGTTGGAGAACCTCCGGTTCAACCCCGGAGAGACCAGCAAGGTTGACTCGGAACGCGAAGCGTTCGCGGCTCAGCTCGCGGCTTTCGGCGACGCGTTCGTCTCCGACGGTTTCGGTGTCGTGCACCGCAAACAGGCGAGCGTCTACGACCTTGCGGCGATTCTGCCGAGCGCTGCGGGTCTGCTCATCGCGGCAGAACTCGACGTGCTCGACCGTCTCACCGAAAAGCCGGAGGCGCCCTACACGGTGGTCCTCGGAGGCTCGAAGGTCTCCGACAAGCTCGGAGTCATCGGTCACCTGCTCCCGCGCGTCGACTCGCTCCTGATCGGCGGTGGAATGCTCTTCACCTTCCTCGCGGCCCAGGGCCACTCCGTCGGTGCCAGCCTGCTGGAAACAGACCAGTTGGACACCGTGCGCGGTTACCTCGCCGAGGCGGACCGTCTGGGTGTCAAGATTGTTCTGCCGACCGATGTCGTTGTGGCATCGAAATTTGGTGCGGACGCGGAGCACGTCATTACAGCCGCCGATGCGATCGAACACACTCCGTTCGGCGCAGCCGGGCTGGGCCTCGACATTGGGCCGGACACGGCCGCAGCGTTTGCGGAGATCATCCGCACGTCGAAGACCGTCTTCTGGAACGGCCCGATGGGCGTGTTCGAGATCCCGGCATTCGCCGAAGGCACCCGCACGATTGCCGCGGCTCTCACCGAGGTGTCCGGCCTCAGCGTGGTCGGTGGCGGAGATTCCGCCGCGGCCGTGCGCATCCTCGGATACACAGATGACCAGTTCGGTCACATTTCAACCGGCGGCGGCGCGAGCCTCGAGTTTCTCGAGGGCAAGCGCCTGCCAGGACTGGAGGTCCTCGGATGGTAG
- the gap gene encoding type I glyceraldehyde-3-phosphate dehydrogenase, with protein MTVKIGINGFGRIGRNYFRAALAKGSDIEIVAVNDLSDPASLAHLLKYDSVGGRLNATVEVDGDLIIVNGKPIKVLAERDPANLPWGALGVDIVIESTGRFTKAVDAQKHIEAGAQKVLVSAPATGADVATLVLGVNEGTYDPALHNIISNASCTTNCLAPLSKVLLDNFGIERGLMTTVHAYTADQNLQDGPHSDLRRARAAAANIIPTSTGAAKALGLVIPELVGKLDGYALRVPVPTGSITDLTVTVSRPVTVAEVNAAYKAAAEGPLKGILSYTEDPIVSSDIVGDPHSSIFDAGLTKVIGDQVKVASWYDNEWGYSNRLVDLTEFVAERL; from the coding sequence GTGACCGTCAAAATCGGCATCAACGGATTCGGCCGCATCGGCCGTAACTATTTCCGTGCAGCTTTGGCCAAGGGCAGCGACATCGAAATTGTCGCCGTCAACGACCTGTCTGACCCTGCCTCCCTCGCGCACCTGCTCAAGTACGACTCCGTCGGGGGACGCTTGAACGCCACCGTTGAGGTGGACGGCGACCTCATCATCGTCAACGGCAAGCCGATCAAGGTGCTGGCCGAGCGCGACCCGGCCAACTTGCCCTGGGGCGCACTCGGCGTCGACATCGTAATCGAATCCACCGGTCGCTTCACCAAGGCCGTCGATGCGCAGAAGCACATCGAAGCCGGTGCCCAGAAGGTTCTCGTTTCTGCGCCCGCAACCGGAGCAGACGTTGCCACTCTCGTGCTCGGTGTGAACGAGGGCACCTACGACCCGGCCCTGCACAACATCATCTCCAACGCCTCGTGCACCACGAACTGCCTCGCGCCCCTGTCAAAGGTGCTGCTGGACAACTTCGGCATCGAGCGTGGCCTGATGACCACGGTTCACGCGTACACCGCAGACCAGAACCTGCAGGACGGCCCCCACAGCGACCTGCGCCGCGCCCGCGCCGCCGCCGCGAACATCATTCCCACGTCCACCGGTGCCGCCAAGGCCCTCGGCCTCGTCATCCCCGAGCTCGTCGGCAAGCTTGACGGTTACGCTCTGCGCGTTCCGGTCCCGACCGGTTCGATCACCGACCTCACCGTCACGGTCTCCCGTCCCGTCACGGTCGCCGAGGTCAACGCCGCGTACAAGGCCGCGGCCGAGGGCCCCCTGAAGGGCATCCTCAGCTATACCGAGGATCCCATCGTGTCGAGTGACATCGTCGGAGACCCGCACTCGTCGATCTTCGACGCCGGGCTCACCAAGGTCATCGGCGATCAGGTCAAGGTCGCCTCCTGGTACGACAACGAGTGGGGCTACTCGAACCGCCTCGTCGACCTCACCGAGTTCGTCGCCGAGCGCCTCTAG
- a CDS encoding superoxide dismutase, which yields MAEYTLPQLDYDYSALEPSISGAIMELHHSKHHQAYVTGANTALAQLKEARDSGSLANVNKLQKDLAFNLGGHVNHSIFWTNLSPNGGDKPTGELAAAIDDFFGSFDKFQAHFTAAALGVQGSGWAVLAWDSIGQQLIVQQFFDQQSNFAAGIVPVLMLDVWEHAYYLDYRNVRADYVKAFWNITNWANVQERFTVAREKTNGLLLLS from the coding sequence ATGGCTGAATATACCCTTCCCCAGCTCGACTATGACTACTCGGCGCTTGAGCCCAGCATCAGCGGCGCCATTATGGAGCTGCACCACAGCAAGCACCATCAGGCCTACGTGACGGGAGCGAACACCGCACTCGCGCAGCTCAAGGAAGCCCGCGACTCCGGAAGCCTCGCCAACGTCAACAAGCTGCAGAAGGACCTCGCCTTCAACCTCGGCGGCCACGTCAACCACTCGATCTTCTGGACCAACCTGTCCCCGAATGGCGGAGACAAGCCCACCGGCGAGCTCGCGGCGGCGATCGATGATTTCTTCGGTTCCTTCGACAAGTTCCAGGCACACTTCACTGCGGCGGCGCTGGGCGTGCAGGGCTCCGGTTGGGCTGTCCTCGCCTGGGACTCCATCGGCCAGCAGCTGATCGTGCAGCAGTTCTTCGACCAGCAGTCCAACTTCGCCGCCGGCATCGTGCCCGTGCTGATGTTGGATGTCTGGGAGCACGCCTACTACCTCGACTACCGCAATGTGCGTGCAGACTACGTCAAGGCGTTCTGGAACATCACCAATTGGGCGAACGTGCAGGAGCGCTTCACCGTCGCTCGTGAGAAGACGAACGGCCTCCTGCTACTCTCGTAG
- the whiA gene encoding DNA-binding protein WhiA, giving the protein MALTADVKDELSRVEVSKTTVRAAELATILRFSGGLHLISSRIAIESELDTAILARRVRKDLAELYGVRSDVQVIAASGLRRTNHYLVRVIEGGETLARQTGLLDARRRPIRGLPNRLTTGSKEEIAAVWRGAFLANGTLTDPGRSAALEIVCPGNESAMALVGAAGRLGIAAKAREVRGVHRVVIRDGDAIGAMLVHMGAQNTVLSWEELRQRREVRATANRLVNFDDANLRRSAEAAVAACARVQRAMDILGEDIPEHLRYAGELRLSFRDSSLDELGHHADPPMTKDAVAGRIRRLLAMADKKAVDRGIPGTDVPFPVHPDDVHPDDASPK; this is encoded by the coding sequence TTGGCACTCACCGCCGACGTTAAAGACGAACTCTCCCGCGTTGAGGTATCCAAAACCACCGTACGCGCGGCCGAGCTCGCAACAATCCTCCGGTTCTCCGGCGGACTTCACCTGATCAGCAGCCGCATCGCTATCGAGTCGGAACTTGATACGGCGATCCTCGCCCGTCGCGTACGGAAAGACCTCGCCGAGCTCTACGGGGTTCGAAGCGATGTTCAGGTCATCGCGGCGTCGGGACTTCGACGCACGAATCACTACCTCGTTCGTGTCATCGAGGGCGGCGAAACCCTTGCTCGACAGACCGGGCTCCTCGACGCCCGCCGACGGCCGATCCGAGGCCTGCCGAATCGACTGACAACGGGTTCGAAGGAAGAAATCGCTGCCGTTTGGCGTGGTGCGTTTCTGGCCAATGGCACCCTGACCGACCCTGGACGTTCTGCGGCCCTCGAGATCGTCTGCCCCGGCAACGAGTCGGCAATGGCGCTCGTCGGCGCAGCAGGTCGACTCGGCATCGCGGCCAAGGCACGGGAAGTTCGTGGCGTGCATCGTGTCGTCATCCGCGACGGCGACGCCATCGGCGCGATGCTCGTGCACATGGGTGCACAGAACACAGTGCTCAGCTGGGAGGAACTGCGTCAGCGTCGGGAGGTTCGCGCGACCGCGAACCGCCTGGTCAACTTCGACGATGCCAACCTCCGCCGGTCGGCCGAGGCCGCAGTTGCCGCCTGCGCACGGGTTCAGCGCGCCATGGACATTCTTGGCGAGGACATTCCCGAGCACTTGCGGTACGCCGGCGAGTTGCGCCTGAGCTTCCGCGACTCGAGCCTGGACGAGCTCGGCCACCACGCCGATCCGCCCATGACGAAGGACGCCGTGGCCGGCCGCATTCGGCGGCTGCTCGCGATGGCGGACAAGAAAGCTGTCGACAGGGGAATTCCCGGAACTGACGTTCCTTTTCCCGTGCACCCCGACGACGTGCACCCGGATGACGCGTCCCCCAAATGA
- the rapZ gene encoding RNase adapter RapZ — MTTDPDKQELLIVTGMSGAGRSTVANALEDLGWYVVDNLPPQMLRPLVELVERAGTNLPKIAAVVDIRGRDLFGDFRETVQSLRSGIQVRVVFLEARDDVLVRRFESVRRPHPLQGEGTLLDGISAERARLLVVRESSDIVIDTSDLNVHQLATATTELFAAEGTAGVQVTIMSFGFKYGLPTDVDMVADARFLPNPFWIPELRGHTGQDAEVRDFVLAQEGAGEFIDRYAAALEPVLAGYQRENKRHATIGIGCTGGKHRSVAMARELGSRLEKLPGVVVNIKHRDLGRE; from the coding sequence ATGACAACGGATCCCGACAAGCAGGAACTGCTGATCGTCACGGGAATGTCCGGGGCGGGACGCTCGACCGTGGCGAACGCGCTCGAGGATCTCGGCTGGTACGTCGTCGACAATCTTCCCCCGCAAATGCTTCGGCCGCTCGTGGAACTGGTTGAGCGCGCCGGCACGAACCTGCCGAAAATCGCAGCCGTCGTTGATATTCGTGGCCGGGACCTGTTCGGAGATTTTCGTGAGACCGTGCAGTCCCTGCGCAGTGGCATTCAGGTTCGCGTTGTCTTCCTCGAGGCTCGGGACGATGTGCTCGTGCGTCGATTCGAGTCCGTGCGACGTCCGCATCCGCTGCAGGGCGAGGGAACGTTGCTTGATGGGATTTCGGCGGAGCGCGCCCGGCTCCTCGTGGTTCGTGAGTCCAGTGATATCGTCATTGACACGTCGGACCTCAACGTTCACCAGCTTGCCACGGCGACAACTGAGCTGTTCGCGGCCGAAGGCACGGCTGGTGTGCAGGTCACGATCATGAGTTTCGGCTTCAAGTATGGCCTTCCAACGGACGTCGATATGGTCGCCGATGCTCGATTCCTGCCGAACCCCTTCTGGATCCCCGAACTGAGAGGGCACACGGGGCAGGACGCCGAGGTGCGTGACTTCGTGCTGGCCCAGGAAGGAGCAGGCGAATTCATCGATCGCTATGCCGCCGCGTTGGAACCCGTGCTCGCCGGTTACCAGCGGGAGAACAAACGGCATGCGACCATTGGTATCGGGTGCACGGGCGGTAAACACCGTTCCGTCGCCATGGCCAGGGAGCTCGGATCCCGGCTCGAAAAACTTCCCGGCGTTGTGGTGAACATCAAACACCGCGACCTCGGACGCGAATAA